Genomic DNA from Gimesia aquarii:
ACAAGGATTAAAGTCGATGGGTCGGCCATACTCGGTGACCTCGGCATCAACCAGAATCGTCCCCAATAAAATGAAGTTGCCGAACTTCTGATGGATGACATTGCGGTGTATGCCCATCATTCCCAAGCCTGCAGCCACAGCAACCGGTTTGTGTGACACGACCCAAATCTTTCCCGGAAAATTATCCATCTCCATGGGAAAACCCATGGACGGATTGAGCGCTTTGATACCTTCGTCCTCCAATGTCCTTACGAGATCACGACCAATTTCATTGACCTCATCGCCTGTGTGATGAAATTCGAGATTTGCCACCGAACGCGCAGGCGAACGAATCGGTTCCCGGTTCATCCGCACAACATAACTGATCAGCGTTTTGGTACGAGGAAAAGCATTCAGGATGTCTTCTCGTTGATCATCCAATGCCGGCCTTTCCATTTCGACGAAACCGACATCGTCGGTCCCTTTATCAAGGACGAGTTGACGTAGCCAGTTGGCATCGAGTGGTTGAGTCACTTCCTCGACTCTGTCCGTTTCCTGTTGACGGATGCGCCTCACTGTGGGGTGTTCTTCCAGGCTCATTTTAGACGCCTTTTAATTTGTATATACAATTAAATGGTTAAAAAAAGAGAAAGTGAAAATCAGGATTTGATTTTATTCACTCGTTTTACAGCTTGATTTAATTGCCCAGTAATATTTTCTCCTAAGAGTTGCTTCGCTTGTTCCTGAGCCTCTTTCCACGCAGGGGCTGCTTGCTCTAAGAGTTTTCTACCTTCGCTTGTCAGACGAAAAGGTTGTGCCCTTCCATCTTCATCAGGAATGACCTCCAGCCAACCTCGAGCCTTCATGCGTTCGACATTGCGGCTGAGCGTGGAAACATCGAGATGTAAAGCCGCGCACACATCGGCAGGTCGAGCCGTGCCCAGCTTGCCAACCGCAACCAGGATATTCATCTGGCTGACTTTAGCACCCGTCTGGCGCAGCGCATCATCATAGATCTTTGAGATCACTCGATTCAGGATTCTCATCCGGACGGCAATGCACTCACTGGCAATCAGGTCGGTCAAATTGTCTAGCTTGTTGTCTTTCATCTCTTTCCTCGTTCATATTTTATTGTATATACAAATAAAAGTGTGTCAAGCACTGTATCTGAAGATCTTCAAATGATTGTCGATTTCAAGAAAGGACAAAACGTTAATTTTTTAATAATTTATATTGACAACTATATTGTCAATAAGACAATATAGTTGTCATGAATCAGAAAAAACCATCCATTGAAAATTTGATCGACGAGACCGTCCTGCTGTTTCACCGTTTACGAGTGGTTGCTGATGAGCTTCACGGGGGAGGCGAGCTCGCTGCCGGAAAGCGGGGGGTATTAAAAGGGTTGTATGAAATTGGTCCACAAACAGTTCCCCAGATGGCGCGTGCGCGTCCGGTCTCGCGCCAACACATTCAGAGCCTCGTGAACCCACTCGTGGAGGAAGGATATGTTGAATTCATCGACAACCCGCATCACAGGCGGTCCAAACTTGTTCAACTGACTGGCACCGGACGCGTCTTTGTCGAAAAGATGCAGTTGAGAGAAGCTGAAGTCTTTCAAACTCTGTCCGCAAAGTTTTCAGAATCCAGGCTCACACAGGCCACACGCACACTGCGGTCGGTTCGCGAGTGCTTCGAAAAAGAATGAATCAGGAACACACATTATGACGGCGACTTCATCCGAATCGCATCCCATCAGTGTCTGTAAGTCTCACGGTCTGGCGGGACAGTTTGGACATCCTACAGGATTTCTGGGATTGTTAGTTGGACGGCTTATGGCGACCAAGAATCGATTCATGAATCAGGCAGTCGTTGAACTACTTGATGTCCAACCAAATGAATCTATATTGGAGATCGGATTCGGCCCCGGTACTGCCATTCAGGAGCTTATCAGAACAACGAAG
This window encodes:
- a CDS encoding MarR family winged helix-turn-helix transcriptional regulator — protein: MNQKKPSIENLIDETVLLFHRLRVVADELHGGGELAAGKRGVLKGLYEIGPQTVPQMARARPVSRQHIQSLVNPLVEEGYVEFIDNPHHRRSKLVQLTGTGRVFVEKMQLREAEVFQTLSAKFSESRLTQATRTLRSVRECFEKE
- a CDS encoding MarR family winged helix-turn-helix transcriptional regulator, translated to MKDNKLDNLTDLIASECIAVRMRILNRVISKIYDDALRQTGAKVSQMNILVAVGKLGTARPADVCAALHLDVSTLSRNVERMKARGWLEVIPDEDGRAQPFRLTSEGRKLLEQAAPAWKEAQEQAKQLLGENITGQLNQAVKRVNKIKS